The nucleotide window CTCTTCGCCATCTGCGATGCGTGCCTCGATCGTCGCGTAATCCCGCGCATCCATGTAAGAGAGTTTCTTCTTTCCAGGCTCTCCCGCACTTTGCTCCGCGTTCACCGGCTGCAATGCAGCGGCGGCTCGAGAAGAATTTCCTGTTCCCTTTGCCGCGATCTGCTTCTGCTTGTACTGCCATTGATCCCATTGCGAGTAATCTGCAAACCGCTCTGCGTCGCCCATGCCGTCGAGTCCGAGCACTACAGTAGAAATGCGGTCCAGCATATAGCGATCATGGGTGACGAGCACTAATGCGCCGGTGTACTCCAGCAGACTCTCTTCAAGAATCTCAAGCGTAGGAATATCGAGATCGTTCGTGGGCTCGTCCAGCAGCAGCAAATCCGCAGGCTGCAGCATCAGATTTGCGATCAAGACACGAGCACGCTCTCCACCACTTAACCGCTCTACGGGTTGATTCAACTGCTCGCCCGTAAACAGAAAGCGCGACGCCCACGAAGCAACATGGATCACGCGATCCTGATAGACGACCGAATCGCTCTCGGGCGCCAGTGCGCGTCGCAGTGTGACTTTTTCATTGAGTACGCGGCTCTGATCGAAGTAGACAATGCGCAGCATATTCGCCAGCTTGATCTCACCCGAGTCAGGCTTGGCCTGCCCGAGCAGCAAGCGCAGCAGAGTTGTTTTGCCGCTTCCGTTGGGACCAACGAGACCGACGCGCATACCGGCGCTGATGTTGAAGTTCAGCTTATTCAGCAGAGTCTTTTCGCCAATGCTGTAGCGTACATCCTTCAGTTCGGCTAACCGCTTCGTCTGGCGTTCGGTTGCTGAGAAATCAATGCCGGCGCTCGAAACCTGCCCACGGCCTTTCATCTCTTTCAGCTCGCCAATCAACTCATTTGCACTGCCGATGCGCGCCTTGCTCTTTGTCGTACGCGCTTTGGGGCCTCGGCGCAGCCACTCCATCTCTCGCTTGACACGATTCTCCAGCGACTCCTGCCGCTTGGCCTGCGACTCCAGAAACAATTCTTTCTGCTCAAGGAATTCGCTGTAATTTCCATGCACGCGCAGCAATCCCTCGGGATACTGCTTGTTCAGCTCTACTATTTCCGTCGCTACGTTCTCCAGAAAGTAGCGATCATGGCTGACCACGACGCAGGCAAAAGCAGCGCCCGCCAGCAACTCTTCCAGCCACTCAATGCCTGCCAGATCGAGGTGGTTGGTCGGCTCATCCAGCAGCAGTACGTCGGGCTTTTGCGCCAGCGCCTGCGCAATTGAAAGCCGCTTCTTCCATCCGCCGGAATAGGTCACGGCTTCGGTGTCAAAATCTTCAAAGCCGGCGCGTCCCAGCGTCTCCGCGGTGCGGCCTTCCCACTCGCTTTCGTGAACGCCTGCGCGCTTCAGCGCCTGCTGCACGACATCGCGCGCGGTTACTCCTGCTGGAAACTCGGAGACCTGCGCTACATAACTCAGCTTGGTCAGCTTCTTGCGTGCGACCTCGCCGTCGTCGGCATCGATCACTCCCGCCAGCACGCCGAGCAGCGTCGATTTTCCCGAACCGTTCGGTCCGATGAGGCCAATGCGATCGCCTTCATCTACCACAAATCCAATTTCACGAAAGAGCGCAGTAGCCCCAAAGGACTTCGTCAGTCCCTGTCCGTTCAATAATGTTGCCAAAGTGTTTTGCTCTCTCTCTAGAAATTCCCGACTAGTATTCCGGCTCATAGCTGAAGAGCCACAAAATCCAGTGTCTATTTCAATTCTACCTGTCAACTGCTTTCCAATGTATTTACGCTATCCGTAGGCACTCGATTCGCGCGTCGACAGATCGTCGAATGCCCAATCTCTTGTGCACCTTGAACAAAGTTTTTTTCACCCTCGTTTCGACAGGCTGGCTTTTCGGGAGTCATCTAAAATAGGTTCTATGCAATCCGCATTTGCTCACGTTCTGATGCTTATCTTTGCCGCTGCTGCCGCACGATTTGGCTGGTACATGATCATGGCACCTGAACGCGCGTTGCGGATCTTTACTTTCGGAGCTGAACCGCCCTTTGGTAAGCGATTCGGGATGGCATGGTGCAAGGCGGTTGGATGGTTGTTCACGGTAGGTGGAACTCTCGGAATCGTGCTTTACCTGGTGCTATTCCGATCGATCTTTGGCGCTCTCACTGACGGGCGAGGGCGCCGAGGATGCGGCTCTGTGGCCGTAGCGCCCACGATGCCACAGTAAAACCGGCCAGTATGAGAGGGGCGATGATGTGAAAGGCGTAAACGCCGTAGCCGCCAACCGCTGCGCAGGATGCGGCTGCGCCTGTCAGGTCAAAGAAGATTCCGGCATACGCCCATTCTTTGAGGCGCGGAAAACGCGGCACGAGGATCGCGATGGCTCCAAGCGCTTTCCAAAATCCCAGGATGGCCATGAAGTACATTGGGTAGCCGAGAACCGGCACCACGCCATGAGAGTTGCCGGGAAATTGCACCATCTGGACAACTCCCCCGCTTCCGATAAAAAACG belongs to Acidicapsa ligni and includes:
- a CDS encoding DoxX family protein; translated protein: MQTKAIAYWITTILVAFFIGSGGVVQMVQFPGNSHGVVPVLGYPMYFMAILGFWKALGAIAILVPRFPRLKEWAYAGIFFDLTGAAASCAAVGGYGVYAFHIIAPLILAGFTVASWALRPQSRILGALARQ
- a CDS encoding ABC-F family ATP-binding cassette domain-containing protein; translated protein: MATLLNGQGLTKSFGATALFREIGFVVDEGDRIGLIGPNGSGKSTLLGVLAGVIDADDGEVARKKLTKLSYVAQVSEFPAGVTARDVVQQALKRAGVHESEWEGRTAETLGRAGFEDFDTEAVTYSGGWKKRLSIAQALAQKPDVLLLDEPTNHLDLAGIEWLEELLAGAAFACVVVSHDRYFLENVATEIVELNKQYPEGLLRVHGNYSEFLEQKELFLESQAKRQESLENRVKREMEWLRRGPKARTTKSKARIGSANELIGELKEMKGRGQVSSAGIDFSATERQTKRLAELKDVRYSIGEKTLLNKLNFNISAGMRVGLVGPNGSGKTTLLRLLLGQAKPDSGEIKLANMLRIVYFDQSRVLNEKVTLRRALAPESDSVVYQDRVIHVASWASRFLFTGEQLNQPVERLSGGERARVLIANLMLQPADLLLLDEPTNDLDIPTLEILEESLLEYTGALVLVTHDRYMLDRISTVVLGLDGMGDAERFADYSQWDQWQYKQKQIAAKGTGNSSRAAAALQPVNAEQSAGEPGKKKLSYMDARDYATIEARIADGEELVATRRAVLEQPDVVVDPVRLQAAIGEMEAAQTALDTLYTRWAELEAKQYEQP